A stretch of Brassica napus cultivar Da-Ae chromosome C6, Da-Ae, whole genome shotgun sequence DNA encodes these proteins:
- the LOC125588283 gene encoding puromycin-sensitive aminopeptidase-like has product MDAPKEIFLKDYTKPDYYFETVDLSFSLGEEKTIVSSLIKVSPRVKGSSAPLVLNGHDLKLLSVKVEGKLLKEGDYQLDSRHLTLPSLPAKESFVLEIDTEIYPHKNTSLDGLYKSSGNFCTQCEAEGFRKITFYQDRPDIMAKYTCRVEADKSLYPVLLSNGNLISQGDIEGGRHFALWEDPFKKPCYLFALVAGQLASRDDTFTTRSGREVSLKIWTPAEDLPKTAHAMYSLKAAMKWDEDVFGLEYDLDLFNIVAVPDFNMGAMENKSLNIFNSKLVLASPETATDADYAAILGVIGHEYFHNWTGNRVTCRDWFQLSLKEGLTVFRDQEFSSDMGSRTVKRIADVSTLRIYQFPEDAGPMAHPVRPHSYIKMDNFYTVTVYEKGAEVARMYKTLLESEGFRKGIDLYFQRHDEQAVTCEDFFAAMRDANNADFANFLQWYSQAGTPVVKVASSYNAEARTFSLKFSQEIPPTPGQPTKEATFIPVVVGLLDSSGKDITLSSVYHDGTLQTISSSSTILRVTKKEEEFVFSDIAERPVPSLFRGFSAPVRVETDLSDDDLFFLLAHDGRGRVENNRSTEAYVFDHPNMARRALKNTGSRFAFTTYLASLEDPSYVELALSEYKSATNLTDQFAALAALSQNPGKTRDDVLADFYNKWQGDYLVVNKWFLLQSSSDIPGNVENVKKLLDHPAFDLRNPNKVYSLIGGFCGSPVNFHAKDGSGYKFLGDIVVQLDKINPQVASRMLSAFSRWKRYDETRQALAKAQLEMIMSANGLSENVFEIASKSLAA; this is encoded by the exons ATGGATGCACCTAAGGAAATATTTCTCAAGGACTACACCAAGCCTGATTACTACTTTGAAACT gtgGATCTGAGCTTCTCTCTAGGTGAAGAGAAAACAATTGTTAGCTCTTTAATCAAGGTTTCCCCTCGAGTTAAAG GATCCTCTGCTCCCTTGGTCCTGAATGGGCATGACTTGAAGCTACTTTCTGTCAAAGTTGAGGGCAAGCTTCTGAAG GAAGGGGATTACCAGTTGGACTCTCGTCATCTCACTCTGCCTTCACTGCCGGCCAAGGAGTCCTTTGTTCTGGAAATTGATACTGAGATATACCCCCACAAGAATACTTCACTTGAT GGGCTCTACAAGTCATCTGGGAACTTTTGCACACAATGTGAAGCAGAGGGTTTCCGAAAAATCACATTTTACCAG GACCGTCCTGATATTATGGCGAAGTACACATGCCGTGTTGAAGCTGACAAGTCACTTTATCCTGTATTGTTGTCCAATGGAAACCTTATTTCCCAAGGAGACATAGAG GGAGGTCGGCACTTTGCCTTATGGGAGGATCCATTCAAGAAGCCATGCTATCTATTTGCTCTGGTGGCTGGACAGCTAGCGAGCAGAGATGATACATTTACCACACGCTCTGGTAGGGAGGTATCTCTGAAAATCTGGACTCCTGCAGAAGATCTACCAAAGACTGCTCATGCCATGTATTCTCTGAAGGCGGCCATGAAGTGGGATGAAGAT GTGTTTGGCCTTGAGTATGACCTGGATCTCTTCAACATTGTCGCCGTTCCAGATTTTAACAT GGGAGCCATGGAAAACAAGAGTTTGAAT ATTTTTAATTCCAAGCTTGTCCTGGCATCTCCAGAAACTGCAACAGATGCAGATTATGCAGCAATTTTGGGAGTTATTGGTCATGAA TACTTCCACAATTGGACAGGTAACAG GGTGACATGCCGTGACTGGTTCCAACTCAGTCTAAAGGAAGGTCTTACTGTCTTCCGTGATCAG GAGTTTTCATCTGACATGGGAAGCCGTACTGTAAAGCGTATTGCTGATGTTTCAACGCTCAGGATCTATCAATTCCCGGAG GATGCTGGTCCTATGGCACATCCTGTTCGCCCACATTCATACATCAAG ATGGACAACTTCTACACAG TGACG GTTTATGAAAAG GGAGCTGAGGTTGCGAGGATGTACAAAACTCTACTCGAAAGTGAGGGTTTCCGAAAG GGTATTGATCTCTATTTCCAAAGACATGATGAGCAAGCTGTGACCTGTGAAGACTTCTTTGCTGCTATGCGCGATGCCAACAATGCAGATTTTGCTAATTTCTTGCAATG GTACTCTCAAGCTGGAACTCCAGTCGTCAAAGTGGCGTCCTCTTACAATGCTGAAGCCCGTAccttctctttgaaattcaG CCAGGAGATACCTCCGACTCCGGGGCAGCCCACAAAAGAAGCTACATTTATTCCAGTGGTTGTTGGTCTTCTGGACTCGAGTGGGAAAGACATTACACTCTCCTCTGTTTATCATGATGGTACACTGCAGACCATTTCTAGCAGCAGCACAATACTTCGAGTGACTAAG aaagaagaagagtttgTGTTCTCTGATATAGCTGAAAGACCTGTTCCATCCCTATTTAGAGGATTCAGTGCGCCAGTTCGTGTTGAGACTGATCTCTCGGATGATGATCTGTTCTTCCTCCTAGCCCATGATGGCCGTGGCAGA GTTGAGAACAATAGGAGCACAGAGGCTTATGTCTTTGACCACCCAAATATGGCGAGGCGTGCTTTGAAGAACACAGGCTCTAGGTTTGCATTTACTA CTTATCTTGCATCTCTTGAGGACCCATCATATGTGGAACTTGCATTGAGTGAATACAAGTCGGCCACCAATTTGACCGACCAATTTGCTGCTTTAGCAGCTCTTTCCCAGAACCCGGGTAAAACCCGTGATGACGTCCTTGCTGACTTCTATAACAAGTGGCAGGGCGATTACTTG GTTGTTAATAAATGGTTCCTCCTTCAATCGTCATCCGACATTCCCGGCAATGTGGAGAATGTGAAGAAGCTTCTGGATCACCCAGCTTTTGATCTGCGCAATCCAAACAAG GTTTACTCGCTTATTGGAGGATTCTGCGGTTCACCAGTGAACTTCCATGCCAAAGATGGATCAGGTTACAAGTTCTTGGGTGACATTGTTGTCCAGTTAGACAAAATCAATCCTCAG GTTGCTTCTCGTATGTTATCTGCCTTTTCGAGGTGGAAGCGCTACGATGAAACCCGACAAGCTCTGGCCAAG GCACAGTTGGAGATGATAATGTCAGCTAATGGATTATCTGAAAATGTCTTTGAGATTGCCTCCAAGAGTTTGGCTGCTTGA
- the LOC106404674 gene encoding CBL-interacting serine/threonine-protein kinase 17-like: protein MIKRMLDPNPITRMTIAGIKANDWFNHDYTPSNSDDENDASSFQEDVSEEEKSPDFPTVINAFELIGMSSFLDLSGLFETEKVSDRQIRFTSNRLGIDVLEKIKTTLMEMGFYVQKKHTMLKAIQQESNRKGQSGLSLTAEVFEIIPLLNVVELRKTHGDSLLYEQLCDRLSNELSTSSHVQKL, encoded by the exons ATGATCAAGAGAATGCTTGATCCAAATCCAATTACGAGGATGACAATCGCAGGTATTAAGGCCAATGATTGGTTCAATCATGACTACACTCCTTCCAATAGCGACGATGAAAATGATGCATCTTCATTCCAAGAAGAT GTATCTGAAGAAGAGAAGAGCCCTGATTTTCCAACCGTCATCAACGCCTTTGAGTTGATCGGAATGTCATCATTTCTCGACCTCTCCGGTTTGTTTGAGACTGAG AAAGTATCAGACCGGCAGATAAGATTCACATCAAATAGGTTAGGCATAGATGTATTGGAGAAGATCAAAACAACCCTTATGGAGATGGGTTTCTACGTACAGAAGAAACACACAATG TTAAAAGCAATCCAACAAGAGAGTAATCGAAAAGGGCAAAGCGGGTTATCATTAACGGCAGAGGTTTTCGAGATCATCCCGTTGCTTAATGTGGTCGAGCTAAGAAAGACACATGGTGATTCATTATTATATGAACAG TTGTGCGACAGATTATCAAACGAATTAAGCACATCATCTCATGTTCAAAAGCTTTAA
- the LOC106353818 gene encoding CBL-interacting serine/threonine-protein kinase 17, with translation MVRKGMRVGKYELGRTLGEGNSAKVKLATDTVSGQSFAVKIIDKSSIKRLNVSFQIKREIRTLKVLKHPNIVRLHEVLASKTKIYMVLECVTGGDLFDRIVSRGKLSETEGRTLFQQLIDGVSYCHNKGVFHRDLKLENVLLDAKGHIKITDFGLSALPQHFREDGLLHTTCGSPNYVAPEVLANKGYDGAASDIWSCGVILYVILTGCLPFDDANLAVLCRNIFKGDPPIPRWLSPGAKTMIKRMLDPNPITRMTIAGIKANDWFNNGYTPSNSDDEDDASSIQEDMVKVSEEEKNHDSPIVINAFELIGMSSFLDLSGLFETEKVSDRQIRFTSNRLAIDVLEKIKTNLMEMGFYVQKKQTMLKAIQQESNRKGQSGLSLTAEVFGIVPLLNVVELRKTHGDSLLYEQLCDRLSNELGTSSQVQ, from the exons ATGGTGAGGAAGGGAATGCGTGTCGGGAAGTACGAGCTTGGGAGGACTCTTGGGGAAGGCAACTCTGCCAAAGTCAAACTCGCTACAGATACCGTTTCAGGCCAATCGTTCGCCGTCAAAATCATCGACAAATCTAGTATCAAACGCCTTAACGTCTCTTTTCAG ATTAAGAGAGAGATCCGGACACTGAAAGTGTTAAAGCATCCAAATATTGTCAGATTACATGAG GTTTTGGCTAGCAAAACCAAGATTTACATGGTCCTTGAATGTGTCACTGGAGGAGACTTATTTGACAGAATT GTCTCCAGAGGAAAGCTTTCGGAAACAGAAGGACGAACATTGTTTCAGCAGTTGATTGATGGAGTCAGCTATTGTCATAACAAGGGAGTTTTCCACAGAGATCTCAAG CTAGAGAATGTTCTTCTTGATGCAAAGGGACACATTAAGATCACTGATTTTGGCCTTAGTGCTCTACCTCAGCATTTTAGG GAAGATGGGTTGCTACATACAACCTGTGGAAGTCCAAACTATGTCGCACCCGAGGTCCTAGCCAACAAAGGCTATGATGGTGCAGCATCAGATATATGGTCATGTGGAGTCATTTTGTATGTTATCCTTACGGGATGTCTCCCTTTTGATGATGCAAACCTCGCGGTTCTTTGCCGTAAT ATATTCAAAGGGGACCCTCCAATACCTAGATGGCTATCACCCGGTGCTAAAACCATGATCAAGAGAATGCTTGATCCAAATCCAATTACGAGGATGACAATCGCAGGTATTAAGGCCAATGATTGGTTCAATAATGGCTACACTCCTTCTAATAGCGACGATGAAGATGATGCATCCTCAATCCAAGAAGAT ATGGTAAAGGTATctgaagaagagaagaaccaTGATTCTCCAATCGTTATCAACGCCTTTGAGTTGATCGGAATGTCATCATTTCTAGACCTCTCTGGTTTGTTTGAGACAGAG AAAGTATCAGACAGGCAGATAAGATTCACATCAAATAGGTTAGCCATAGATGTGCTGGAGAAAATCAAAACAAACCTTATGGAGATGGGTTTCTACGTGCAGAAGAAACAAACAATG TTAAAAGCAATTCAACAAGAGAGTAATCGAAAAGGGCAAAGCGGGTTATCATTAACGGCGGAAGTTTTCGGGATAGTCCCTTTGCTTAATGTGGTCGAACTAAGAAAGACACATGGTGATTCTTTATTATATGAACAG TTGTGCGACAGATTATCCAACGAATTGGGCACATCATCGCAAGTTCAATAG